Proteins encoded together in one Chryseobacterium sp. G0201 window:
- a CDS encoding DUF962 domain-containing protein, translating into MRKIDLLLAEYGESHRNSTNKLIHWICVPLIFWTILGFISYIPTPNIYLKYFGFLSVASFIALILVTVFYFRLSWRIALIMVFIMLLMEHFVSLTNVTFGKKSWMFFLAVFVITWILQFVGHKIEGKKPSFLKDLQFLLIGPIWLLSFVLKKLGIKY; encoded by the coding sequence ATGAGAAAGATTGATTTACTTCTTGCTGAATATGGCGAAAGCCACAGAAATTCGACCAATAAACTGATTCACTGGATTTGTGTTCCTTTGATTTTTTGGACGATTTTAGGCTTTATCTCATATATTCCAACTCCGAATATCTATTTAAAATACTTTGGTTTTCTAAGTGTTGCAAGTTTCATTGCATTAATTTTGGTTACTGTTTTTTATTTCCGATTATCCTGGAGAATTGCATTGATAATGGTTTTCATTATGCTTTTAATGGAACATTTTGTATCATTAACCAATGTTACTTTTGGAAAAAAATCATGGATGTTTTTTCTTGCAGTCTTTGTCATTACATGGATTTTACAGTTCGTAGGGCATAAAATTGAAGGAAAGAAACCATCTTTCTTAAAAGACTTACAATTTCTTTTAATCGGACCTATCTGGCTTTTAAGTTTTGTACTTAAAAAACTGGGAATCAAGTACTAA
- a CDS encoding low molecular weight protein-tyrosine-phosphatase, with product MKILMVCLGNICRSPLAEGIMKSKLPENFFVDSVGTISMHEGEHPDKRAIETAANHGVDISKQRSRPIANSDFETFDKIYCMDTRVYEDVVSKSKNEEQRQKISLFLDSTENNLKNSEVPDPYWGGMNDFEHVFQLIDKGCDAILNQLKTNN from the coding sequence ATGAAAATACTGATGGTCTGCTTGGGGAATATTTGCAGAAGTCCTTTAGCAGAGGGAATTATGAAATCTAAACTTCCTGAAAATTTCTTTGTAGATTCTGTAGGGACAATTTCAATGCACGAAGGGGAACATCCTGATAAAAGAGCTATAGAAACTGCGGCCAATCACGGTGTTGATATTTCAAAGCAAAGATCAAGACCCATTGCAAATTCAGATTTTGAAACTTTTGATAAGATCTATTGTATGGATACTCGGGTATATGAAGATGTGGTTTCAAAATCAAAAAATGAAGAACAGCGTCAGAAAATTTCATTATTTTTAGACAGTACAGAAAATAATCTTAAGAATTCTGAAGTTCCCGATCCGTATTGGGGCGGTATGAATGATTTTGAACATGTTTTTCAATTGATTGATAAAGGTTGCGATGCAATTCTCAATCAACTAAAAACAAACAATTAG
- a CDS encoding TolC family protein, translated as MVKNIKTALSLVIALFPALFFSQEIKQLTANEVAELAVQNHQQLKISAQNIDIAKQNTNVTKLQKLPTITASTSQFYLGNVLAIDKDFSNSTNIPMPHYGSSYAVQATQLIFKGGLVNKSIELAGLREQLSELDLEKNKQDVKFLVISNYLDVYKILNQQSVFQNNKKLAQERLKNIQKFYQQGMVTRNEVIRGELAIKNLDQGILTLANNKKILNYNLSIALGLPSDTEIIPIESLTNKESGIGMDYYFDLAHNSNPQMRSAKTNIDVADKNIEIIKTDKMPTIAGFGGYTLQRPITTRNPVLDMYSGGWQTGISLSYNIDNLYKTKERVKLGELQKNQANDAMTLVQQNIDMGVNAAYVKYQESIQQAEILNDAKLLAEENYKITEAKYLNQLAVQAEMIDAQNQKLQSELDFANAEINVLYQYYNLLKSTGTL; from the coding sequence ATGGTTAAGAATATAAAAACAGCACTATCACTCGTGATAGCATTATTTCCTGCGCTGTTTTTTTCACAAGAAATTAAACAGTTGACAGCGAATGAAGTTGCCGAACTGGCGGTACAAAATCATCAGCAATTAAAAATTTCGGCGCAGAATATCGACATTGCAAAGCAAAATACGAATGTTACAAAGTTGCAGAAGTTGCCCACAATTACGGCTTCTACAAGTCAGTTTTATTTGGGAAATGTTTTAGCAATCGATAAAGATTTTTCAAATTCTACAAATATTCCGATGCCTCATTATGGGAGTTCTTATGCGGTTCAGGCGACTCAACTGATCTTTAAAGGTGGATTGGTAAATAAGTCTATTGAATTGGCCGGACTTCGTGAGCAATTATCAGAATTAGATTTAGAGAAAAACAAACAGGATGTAAAATTTTTAGTAATCTCTAATTATTTGGATGTTTATAAAATTTTAAATCAGCAATCAGTTTTTCAAAACAACAAAAAACTGGCTCAGGAACGTCTGAAAAACATTCAAAAATTCTATCAGCAAGGAATGGTTACCCGAAACGAGGTGATCCGTGGAGAATTGGCGATCAAAAATTTGGATCAGGGAATTTTAACATTAGCGAACAACAAAAAAATACTTAATTATAATTTAAGTATCGCTTTAGGTTTACCGTCTGATACTGAGATTATTCCGATCGAAAGTTTAACCAACAAAGAATCTGGAATCGGGATGGATTATTATTTTGATTTAGCACATAACAGTAATCCGCAAATGAGATCTGCAAAGACCAATATTGATGTTGCCGATAAAAACATAGAGATTATTAAAACCGATAAAATGCCTACAATAGCAGGTTTCGGAGGATATACTTTACAAAGACCGATAACTACCAGAAATCCTGTCTTGGATATGTATTCCGGAGGTTGGCAGACTGGTATTTCTTTGAGTTATAATATTGATAATTTGTATAAAACGAAAGAAAGAGTAAAGCTAGGAGAGTTACAGAAAAATCAGGCTAATGATGCCATGACGTTGGTTCAGCAAAATATTGATATGGGTGTGAATGCTGCGTATGTTAAATATCAGGAATCAATTCAACAGGCTGAAATTCTGAATGATGCTAAATTGTTAGCTGAAGAAAACTACAAAATTACAGAAGCTAAATATCTGAATCAGTTGGCTGTACAGGCTGAAATGATCGATGCTCAAAACCAAAAACTACAATCTGAACTGGATTTTGCGAATGCAGAGATTAACGTTTTGTATCAATATTACAATCTTTTGAAATCTACAGGAACGCTTTAA
- a CDS encoding DUF2339 domain-containing protein, whose product MENSSLIIILIIALIFAYYTLNKKISHLEDEISELRKNTTKSEKSIESKEEKTSSEVKFTLNENIQEAKPVQETPYIPEEIPPQKDWLAPIFDFLKQNVLTIIGIFTLVLGIGYFVKYAIDKNWIGETSRAGIGFIIGGGIMLTAHFLRKNYAVFSSIITGGGIAILYFTTTIAFREYHLFTQNLAFIITCFITLISILLSYYYKSETLIIFSLFGGFLAPLMISTGQSNYPFLFTYIMVLNIGMLIIAYLKQWKSVGWIAFIFTNIYLFYWTVEKPEILSIYFYIIAYIIFYAFALQSYIKKNLLSTYDILMLVLINFSSILGIVYIFNELEYEPVIIFPIIFALVNSLLLFKEYNKKVFGISYSVFTGITVSLVTIAFALQFKTHLITTVWAIEATLLLFIWKKTNLNIFKLCFYVLFPLVIITQMVTWAEYYTAKNLNIVFNPVFLTSSVTVITTLANLILLKKLPETQKLDNRFFEYTFKILSFGVIYVALLLEIIYHISEKPWSFIFSISLLFSIYYLFLILLFRRKLDINKHLENGLIYIFLFLLMLNVSFSASGIVTSILVKKMDINFYAIHLLYWIPFIYTLWKILPKSDFFKREIAYWFASITLVTVISCELYHLYILANTTDILTVWKFEKHFSILYLPIIWAVLASIFIYMGLKKNISELNKVGFALLGLMILKLYAYDVWQMDNISRIVAFIILGIILLLSSFMFQRLKNIIKNLVDKKDETIENDNPELQ is encoded by the coding sequence ATGGAAAACTCTTCCCTGATCATCATATTAATTATTGCCTTAATTTTCGCATATTATACGCTGAATAAAAAGATCAGTCATCTTGAGGATGAAATTTCTGAGTTAAGAAAAAACACAACTAAAAGTGAGAAATCAATTGAATCTAAGGAAGAAAAAACATCTTCTGAAGTAAAATTTACTCTAAATGAAAATATTCAGGAAGCTAAACCGGTGCAAGAAACCCCTTACATTCCTGAAGAAATTCCTCCGCAAAAAGATTGGTTAGCCCCAATTTTTGATTTTTTGAAGCAGAACGTTCTGACGATCATTGGAATTTTTACTCTGGTTTTGGGTATCGGGTATTTTGTAAAATATGCAATTGATAAAAACTGGATTGGAGAAACTTCAAGAGCCGGAATTGGTTTTATAATCGGAGGTGGAATTATGCTGACTGCCCATTTTTTAAGAAAAAATTACGCAGTATTTTCATCAATTATCACAGGTGGCGGAATTGCAATTTTATATTTCACAACAACCATTGCTTTTAGGGAATATCATTTATTTACACAAAATCTTGCTTTTATCATTACCTGCTTTATCACATTGATTTCCATACTTCTATCCTATTATTATAAGAGTGAAACATTAATTATCTTCTCTTTATTTGGTGGGTTTTTAGCGCCGTTAATGATCAGTACCGGACAAAGCAATTACCCTTTTCTTTTCACTTATATCATGGTTTTAAACATTGGAATGCTCATCATTGCATATCTCAAACAATGGAAAAGTGTAGGTTGGATCGCCTTTATTTTTACCAATATTTACCTTTTTTACTGGACTGTTGAGAAACCTGAAATTCTAAGCATCTATTTTTATATTATCGCTTACATAATTTTCTACGCATTTGCCCTGCAGAGTTATATCAAGAAGAATTTACTTTCTACTTATGATATTTTAATGCTAGTGTTGATCAATTTCTCAAGTATTCTTGGTATCGTGTATATTTTTAATGAATTAGAATATGAGCCGGTTATTATATTTCCTATTATATTTGCTTTAGTTAACAGCTTATTATTATTTAAAGAATACAATAAAAAGGTCTTCGGAATTAGTTATTCTGTTTTTACAGGAATTACGGTAAGCCTTGTTACCATTGCATTTGCGTTACAATTTAAGACCCATTTGATCACAACAGTTTGGGCCATTGAAGCAACGTTGCTTCTGTTTATCTGGAAGAAAACTAATCTTAATATTTTCAAACTTTGTTTTTATGTTTTGTTTCCTCTCGTAATCATCACTCAAATGGTGACTTGGGCAGAATATTACACGGCAAAAAACCTCAATATTGTCTTTAATCCTGTATTTTTAACAAGTTCTGTTACCGTAATTACCACTCTTGCAAACTTGATTTTACTGAAAAAACTCCCGGAAACTCAAAAACTAGACAACCGTTTTTTCGAATATACCTTTAAAATTTTAAGTTTTGGGGTGATTTATGTTGCCTTACTATTGGAAATCATTTATCATATTTCAGAAAAACCCTGGTCGTTTATTTTCAGTATAAGCCTGTTATTCAGTATATATTATCTATTCCTTATTTTATTATTCCGTAGAAAATTAGACATCAATAAACATCTTGAAAACGGATTAATCTATATCTTTTTGTTTTTATTAATGTTGAATGTTTCATTTTCGGCATCAGGAATTGTGACTTCTATTTTGGTAAAGAAAATGGACATTAATTTTTATGCAATACACCTACTCTACTGGATTCCATTCATTTATACACTTTGGAAAATATTACCCAAGTCGGATTTCTTCAAAAGAGAAATTGCATACTGGTTTGCTTCCATCACACTAGTTACAGTGATCAGCTGTGAATTGTATCATTTATATATTTTGGCCAATACAACTGACATATTGACAGTCTGGAAATTTGAAAAACATTTCAGCATTTTATATTTACCCATCATTTGGGCTGTTCTTGCTAGCATTTTTATTTATATGGGTTTAAAGAAAAATATTTCAGAACTCAATAAGGTTGGTTTTGCACTTCTTGGATTAATGATCTTAAAATTATATGCTTATGACGTATGGCAAATGGATAATATTTCAAGAATCGTTGCATTTATTATTTTGGGTATCATTTTATTATTGAGTTCTTTTATGTTTCAGCGATTAAAAAATATCATTAAAAATCTTGTTGATAAAAAAGATGAAACGATTGAAAATGACAATCCGGAATTGCAATAA
- the dnaA gene encoding chromosomal replication initiator protein DnaA, producing the protein MDDNLMMIWQRCLQFMRDNLNAAEDSSDLKKLEKSFDLLFDKVQPISLVDNNLTLMVPSDFYKEYIEDNYLSLLSAALKKNIGKGVKLWYSVMENKPNGLEKPVTMNMKGKSVPTPKMQETMPQGFSSNIVNPFVVPGIKKINIDSNLKSDFSFDNYVEGESNKFAATVARSIAKRPGATAFNPLFLYGGYGVGKTHLGQAVGLEVKSQFPDKVVLYLSSEKFIQQFISAAKAHKQTEFANFYQMVDVLIIDDIQFLSGKSATQDSFFHIFDYLHQNGKQIILTSDKAPVDIMDIQDRIVSRFKWGLSAEIKSPDLQTRKKIIVDKLSRDGIVLTEDMLDFLAAEAKTNVRELIGVINSVIAYSTIYKSELSLELLKDTINKIAANQKKIINIPYIQDVVCDYFGIKREQLLSKTRKREIALPRQLAMYFAKELTNATFTKIGEEMGGKDHSTVMYACDTIKDVSKIDKEVKKYVKDLAERIKH; encoded by the coding sequence ATGGATGACAATTTAATGATGATATGGCAGAGGTGCCTTCAGTTTATGCGTGACAATCTTAACGCAGCTGAAGATAGTTCTGACCTAAAAAAACTTGAGAAATCTTTCGACTTATTATTTGATAAGGTACAGCCAATTTCGTTGGTTGATAACAATCTTACATTGATGGTTCCGAGTGATTTTTACAAGGAATATATTGAGGATAATTACCTATCCTTACTTTCTGCTGCCCTGAAAAAAAATATAGGTAAAGGAGTAAAATTATGGTATTCTGTAATGGAAAATAAGCCAAATGGTTTAGAAAAGCCCGTTACAATGAACATGAAAGGGAAAAGCGTTCCTACTCCGAAAATGCAGGAAACAATGCCTCAGGGTTTTTCTTCGAATATTGTAAACCCTTTCGTGGTTCCTGGAATCAAGAAAATAAACATTGATTCTAACTTAAAATCTGATTTTTCTTTCGATAATTATGTTGAAGGAGAAAGCAACAAATTTGCTGCAACAGTAGCAAGATCTATCGCAAAAAGACCTGGTGCAACAGCTTTCAACCCTTTGTTTTTATACGGAGGTTATGGAGTGGGGAAGACTCACTTGGGACAGGCAGTTGGATTGGAAGTTAAAAGCCAGTTTCCTGATAAAGTAGTTCTTTATTTATCTTCTGAAAAATTCATCCAACAGTTTATTTCAGCGGCAAAAGCGCACAAACAGACGGAATTTGCAAACTTCTATCAAATGGTGGATGTTCTGATTATTGATGATATTCAGTTCCTTTCCGGAAAATCTGCTACACAGGACAGTTTCTTCCATATTTTCGACTATTTGCATCAAAATGGAAAACAGATTATCCTTACTTCTGATAAGGCTCCTGTTGATATTATGGATATTCAGGACAGAATTGTTTCCCGTTTCAAATGGGGACTTTCTGCAGAAATCAAATCTCCGGATTTACAGACGCGTAAGAAAATTATAGTTGATAAATTGAGCAGAGACGGGATTGTTCTTACAGAAGATATGTTGGATTTCCTTGCTGCTGAAGCTAAAACCAACGTAAGAGAGCTTATTGGAGTTATCAATTCTGTAATTGCTTATTCAACGATTTACAAATCTGAGTTAAGTCTTGAATTATTAAAAGATACAATCAATAAGATCGCTGCAAACCAGAAAAAAATCATCAATATTCCTTATATTCAGGATGTTGTATGTGATTATTTTGGAATTAAAAGAGAGCAGCTTTTATCTAAGACAAGAAAAAGAGAGATTGCACTTCCAAGACAATTGGCGATGTATTTTGCTAAAGAATTGACCAACGCTACATTCACTAAAATTGGTGAAGAAATGGGCGGAAAAGATCACTCTACCGTAATGTATGCCTGCGACACGATCAAGGATGTTTCTAAGATCGACAAGGAAGTTAAAAAGTACGTTAAGGATCTTGCGGAAAGAATCAAACATTAA
- a CDS encoding acyl-CoA thioesterase, translating into MIHTTHTIRVRYGETDPMKYVYYGNYAEYFEIGRVELFRSIGMSYDEIENQGIWLPVSEYKIKYLKPALYDQELEIHTFIKKIPGVKIEFFYEIYNAEHIKITEASTTLFFLDAKMNKIIKCPDALMKLIEENWKP; encoded by the coding sequence ATGATACACACAACACACACAATACGAGTACGTTACGGAGAAACAGATCCTATGAAATACGTCTATTACGGCAACTATGCAGAATACTTTGAAATTGGCAGAGTTGAACTTTTTCGAAGCATAGGAATGTCATATGATGAGATTGAAAACCAGGGAATTTGGCTCCCCGTTTCGGAGTATAAAATTAAGTATTTGAAGCCTGCTTTGTATGACCAGGAATTAGAAATTCATACGTTCATAAAAAAAATTCCCGGGGTGAAAATTGAATTTTTTTACGAAATTTACAATGCAGAGCATATTAAAATCACCGAGGCATCTACCACTTTATTCTTTTTAGATGCAAAAATGAATAAAATTATAAAGTGTCCGGATGCTCTTATGAAACTTATTGAAGAAAACTGGAAGCCTTAA
- a CDS encoding helix-turn-helix domain-containing protein, with the protein MSALEKFGVEIFTQHNIFERISVDKPFRPDNPAFIFIKTGTIKLRQHFSDLELSENMFMVTDPQTIYEMVSVSDDFQSRMVSYKREFISALSLKFNRLITYRYFRQQMNIGVPFQQDEMDVVWKSVNFLKYILDSPTEMTYKKEIVEHLFSVFCYQMAGIISKEDNNSMSQMSRQEEIVFNFLTDLAEYHLTERTVEFYAERQSITTRHLSSVVKTITGKSASQIVALIVINEAKVLLNSSNKPVSEISSILGFSDQYSFSHFFKKHLEVSPSQYRNQFES; encoded by the coding sequence ATGTCTGCCTTAGAAAAATTTGGAGTAGAGATTTTTACACAACATAATATCTTCGAAAGAATATCTGTCGATAAGCCTTTCCGACCCGATAATCCTGCTTTTATTTTCATTAAAACTGGGACTATAAAACTTCGTCAGCATTTCAGCGATCTTGAGCTTTCCGAGAATATGTTCATGGTTACGGATCCACAAACAATCTATGAAATGGTTTCTGTAAGCGATGATTTTCAGTCGAGAATGGTTTCTTATAAAAGAGAGTTTATTTCTGCTTTGTCATTGAAATTCAATAGATTAATTACGTATCGTTATTTTAGACAACAGATGAATATTGGTGTTCCTTTTCAACAGGATGAAATGGATGTTGTCTGGAAAAGTGTCAACTTTCTGAAATATATTCTAGATTCTCCAACTGAAATGACCTACAAAAAAGAAATTGTAGAACATTTATTTTCAGTGTTTTGCTATCAAATGGCCGGTATTATTTCTAAAGAAGATAATAATTCTATGAGCCAGATGTCTAGACAGGAAGAAATCGTTTTTAACTTCCTTACAGATCTTGCGGAATACCATCTTACGGAGCGAACAGTTGAGTTTTATGCCGAACGTCAATCGATTACAACCAGACATCTTTCTTCGGTGGTGAAGACCATTACGGGGAAGTCGGCAAGCCAGATCGTTGCTTTAATTGTAATCAATGAAGCTAAGGTTCTTTTAAACTCTTCAAATAAGCCTGTTTCAGAGATTTCATCAATTTTGGGATTTAGTGATCAGTACTCATTTTCTCACTTTTTTAAGAAACATTTGGAGGTAAGTCCAAGCCAATACAGAAATCAGTTCGAAAGTTAA
- a CDS encoding SAM-dependent methyltransferase codes for MLFLLPAYLSENTSINHFSPVLKDYIMQTDYFFVENEKTARKVVKFFAPEKKQADLKLFLLDKYTESKDIKEAQELMLKGQDFGLLSEAGLPCIADPGNLIVKWCHEKNIRVIPISGPSSIILALISSGFNGQEFSFNGYLPIEKGEKKKQILQLEGLVQRTGYSQIFMETPYRNNALFEDLTKFLSPNTKLCIAANINDTEHEFIKTKTIKEWQKQKPELHKIPAVFVLGK; via the coding sequence ATGCTTTTTTTACTACCGGCTTATTTATCTGAAAATACTTCAATTAATCACTTTTCGCCAGTCTTGAAGGATTACATCATGCAGACGGACTATTTCTTCGTTGAGAACGAGAAGACTGCAAGAAAAGTTGTCAAATTCTTTGCTCCTGAGAAAAAACAGGCTGATCTGAAACTATTTTTATTAGATAAATATACAGAAAGTAAAGACATCAAAGAAGCTCAGGAATTGATGCTGAAAGGTCAGGATTTTGGATTACTTTCTGAAGCCGGACTTCCATGTATTGCCGATCCCGGCAACCTGATTGTGAAATGGTGTCACGAAAAAAACATTCGTGTTATCCCAATTTCAGGGCCTTCATCGATTATTTTGGCTTTAATTTCAAGTGGTTTTAATGGGCAGGAATTTAGTTTTAATGGATATTTACCGATTGAAAAGGGCGAAAAGAAAAAGCAGATTTTACAGTTGGAAGGCTTAGTTCAGAGAACAGGATATTCACAAATCTTTATGGAAACTCCTTACCGAAATAATGCCCTTTTTGAGGATCTGACTAAGTTTCTTTCTCCCAATACTAAGCTTTGCATCGCAGCGAATATCAACGATACTGAACATGAATTTATCAAAACTAAAACCATTAAAGAATGGCAGAAACAAAAACCCGAACTGCATAAAATTCCGGCTGTTTTTGTTTTAGGTAAATAA
- a CDS encoding DUF4349 domain-containing protein: MRKLLIPLFCFILIHCKKNETQSLNASSIDFIEEDKSSVYQVAPPKSISEKLLPEKSDFSRKADTISKKIIKSGEMRIQVGDIKKAQNQTSEILNKNQAYVQKEEFRNTDTDENLSLTIRVPHKNFDALINSFSDEMGSVLSKNISSDDVTEEYTDVSIKLANKKIYLEKYRDMLKSAATTKDILEIQENIRDLEDEIDVSEGRLRFIDDRVNYSTLNLNLYKEKVRSSATSKIGFGSRFGDSITEGWNSFVSFVLGIISFWPFFLLIPLLIFLWRKWKARRKK; the protein is encoded by the coding sequence ATGAGAAAATTACTGATTCCTTTATTTTGTTTTATACTTATTCATTGTAAAAAAAACGAAACACAATCTTTAAACGCTAGCTCAATAGATTTTATAGAAGAAGACAAATCATCAGTCTATCAAGTTGCACCTCCAAAATCTATTTCTGAAAAACTACTACCTGAAAAATCAGATTTTTCAAGAAAAGCTGACACAATTTCAAAGAAAATTATTAAAAGTGGTGAGATGAGAATTCAGGTTGGAGATATTAAAAAAGCTCAGAATCAGACTTCAGAAATTTTAAATAAAAACCAAGCATATGTTCAAAAAGAAGAATTTCGAAACACTGATACTGATGAAAATTTAAGCCTAACAATTCGTGTCCCACACAAGAATTTTGATGCATTAATTAATTCATTTTCAGATGAAATGGGTTCTGTTTTGTCTAAAAACATTTCATCCGATGATGTCACTGAAGAATATACAGACGTTTCTATAAAATTAGCAAATAAGAAAATCTATCTTGAAAAGTATAGAGATATGCTTAAAAGCGCAGCCACGACAAAGGATATTCTTGAAATTCAGGAAAACATCCGTGACCTGGAAGATGAAATTGATGTTTCGGAAGGCAGACTTCGTTTCATCGATGACCGAGTGAATTACAGCACTTTAAATTTAAACTTGTATAAAGAAAAAGTAAGAAGTTCTGCTACTTCGAAAATAGGTTTTGGAAGCCGTTTTGGAGATTCAATTACCGAAGGTTGGAATAGTTTTGTAAGCTTCGTGCTCGGAATCATTTCTTTCTGGCCTTTCTTTTTATTAATTCCACTACTTATTTTCCTTTGGAGAAAATGGAAAGCAAGAAGAAAAAAATAA
- a CDS encoding DUF2891 domain-containing protein, protein MKKNLLAIVFFPFLICAQEVPKLTDEMAMKLADKPLHCINQEYPNKTAHIINNEKEVPLTPKDLHPSFYGCFDWHSSVHAHWMLTRLLKTKPNLPNAKEIEKILDQSFQKEKLQTEADYFTKFELTATFERTYGWAWVLKLDEELMTWDNPKAKIWHQNLKPLTDKILNSWKAYLPKQTYPNRTGVHPNTAFAMVFALDWARATGDKAFEAQLVEKAKYFYLNNTRTPAYLEPDGSDFFSPSLEIADLMRRVLPQKEFVKWLNNFYEKRSVENIEKIPVVSDLSDYQTVHLVGLSFTKAWCMKGIAKSLPDNHPLKKEFQKTATIFLNNGLPLLFQGNYGGDHWLASFAVYALED, encoded by the coding sequence ATGAAAAAGAATCTTTTAGCAATTGTATTTTTTCCATTTTTAATATGCGCACAGGAAGTTCCGAAATTGACTGACGAAATGGCGATGAAATTAGCGGACAAACCCCTTCATTGCATTAATCAGGAATATCCGAATAAGACAGCACATATCATTAACAATGAAAAAGAAGTTCCTTTAACTCCAAAAGATCTGCATCCCAGTTTTTATGGCTGCTTCGACTGGCATAGTTCTGTTCATGCTCATTGGATGCTGACCAGATTACTAAAAACAAAACCAAACCTACCCAATGCAAAAGAGATTGAAAAGATTCTTGATCAGTCATTTCAAAAAGAAAAGCTTCAGACAGAAGCAGATTATTTTACAAAATTTGAGTTAACAGCTACATTTGAAAGAACTTACGGATGGGCTTGGGTGTTAAAGCTTGATGAGGAATTAATGACTTGGGACAATCCAAAAGCAAAAATATGGCATCAGAATTTGAAACCTTTAACGGATAAAATTTTAAATTCCTGGAAGGCTTATTTGCCTAAACAAACGTACCCAAATAGAACCGGAGTTCACCCAAATACAGCTTTTGCAATGGTTTTTGCACTCGATTGGGCAAGAGCGACAGGTGATAAAGCTTTTGAAGCTCAATTAGTAGAAAAAGCAAAATATTTCTACTTAAATAATACCAGAACACCTGCTTATTTAGAGCCAGACGGTTCCGATTTCTTTTCGCCAAGTTTAGAAATAGCGGATTTGATGAGAAGAGTTCTTCCTCAAAAAGAATTTGTAAAATGGTTAAATAATTTCTACGAAAAACGAAGTGTAGAGAATATTGAAAAAATTCCTGTGGTAAGTGATTTGTCTGATTATCAAACGGTTCATTTGGTTGGACTTTCTTTCACTAAAGCTTGGTGTATGAAGGGAATTGCAAAATCTCTTCCCGACAATCATCCATTAAAAAAGGAATTCCAAAAAACTGCAACTATATTTTTAAATAATGGTCTTCCGCTTCTTTTCCAAGGGAATTATGGAGGAGATCATTGGTTGGCGAGTTTTGCAGTATATGCTTTGGAAGATTAA
- the pheA gene encoding prephenate dehydratase — MKIAFLGPHASFTQLATAQLFPNEELLPQANILDCFNAVERGEVDKAVVPLENSIEGTVSMTLDYLYKTSSIKIEAEAVMPIAHHLMIHPDNNANDIEKIYSHPQALAQSFHFLDTNYKEVQRQDFSSTAAAAKYISEHPELKRAAVANQFAANLYGLKIINRNIQDFEQNHTRFIIISKEQNIYNNDQLEVIGEKSGLLITLPEDHAGGLHQVLSVFAWRKMNLSKIESRTLKTGLGNYFFFINVAGQWNAILHENALEELISINANVDFLGSYKEFLLES; from the coding sequence ATGAAGATTGCATTTTTGGGTCCTCATGCAAGTTTCACACAGCTTGCCACTGCTCAATTATTTCCAAATGAAGAACTTTTGCCACAGGCTAACATTTTAGACTGTTTTAATGCTGTTGAGAGAGGGGAAGTAGACAAAGCAGTTGTTCCGTTAGAAAATTCAATTGAGGGTACAGTTTCTATGACGCTGGATTATTTATATAAAACTTCTTCGATAAAAATTGAAGCAGAGGCAGTGATGCCCATTGCCCACCACCTGATGATTCACCCGGACAATAACGCTAATGATATTGAGAAAATTTATTCTCATCCTCAAGCCTTGGCTCAGAGTTTTCATTTTTTGGATACGAATTATAAAGAGGTGCAAAGACAGGATTTTTCTTCCACTGCTGCAGCTGCAAAATATATTTCTGAGCATCCTGAACTTAAAAGAGCAGCAGTTGCCAATCAATTTGCAGCCAATTTGTATGGTTTGAAAATTATTAATCGGAATATTCAGGATTTTGAACAAAACCATACCCGATTTATTATTATATCAAAAGAACAGAATATTTACAATAATGATCAACTTGAGGTTATTGGTGAAAAATCTGGGTTACTGATTACACTACCGGAAGATCATGCGGGAGGGCTGCATCAGGTATTATCTGTTTTTGCATGGAGAAAAATGAATTTAAGCAAAATAGAATCGAGAACATTAAAAACAGGTCTTGGAAATTATTTTTTCTTCATTAATGTTGCAGGACAGTGGAATGCCATATTACATGAAAATGCTTTGGAAGAATTAATATCAATTAACGCCAATGTAGATTTTCTGGGAAGCTATAAAGAGTTTCTTCTGGAAAGCTAA